A genomic window from Providencia alcalifaciens includes:
- the fabR gene encoding HTH-type transcriptional repressor FabR — translation MSNTIGVRAKQKEKTRRSLVEAAFSQLSAERSFTSLSLREVAREAGIAPTSFYRHFKDVDELGLTMVDESGLMLRQLMRQARQRIAKGGSVIRTSVSTFMEFIGNNPNAFRLLLRERSGTSAEFRAAVAREIQHFIAELADYLELENRTPRYFTEMQAEAMVTIVFSAGAEALDIDEEKRRRLEERLVLQLRMIAKGAYYWYRREQEKQNDTDPDLTKE, via the coding sequence GTGAGCAACACTATTGGCGTTAGAGCAAAACAAAAAGAAAAAACTCGTCGTTCGCTCGTGGAAGCGGCATTTAGCCAATTAAGTGCAGAACGTAGTTTTACTAGTCTTAGCTTACGGGAGGTCGCTCGTGAAGCGGGCATCGCTCCAACTTCGTTTTACCGTCACTTCAAAGATGTTGATGAGCTTGGGTTAACCATGGTTGATGAAAGTGGTTTGATGCTACGCCAACTCATGAGACAAGCGCGTCAGCGTATCGCAAAAGGCGGGAGTGTGATCCGCACATCAGTCTCCACTTTTATGGAGTTTATTGGTAATAACCCTAACGCGTTTAGGTTATTATTACGTGAGCGCTCAGGAACTTCTGCTGAGTTTCGTGCTGCGGTCGCACGAGAAATCCAACATTTTATTGCAGAATTAGCGGATTATCTTGAATTAGAAAATCGTACACCGCGTTATTTCACTGAGATGCAAGCCGAAGCCATGGTCACTATCGTGTTTAGTGCGGGTGCTGAAGCGCTTGATATTGATGAAGAAAAACGTCGACGCCTCGAAGAGCGGTTAGTGTTACAGCTACGAATGATAGCCAAAGGTGCTTATTACTGGTACCGCCGCGAGCAAGAAAAACAAAATGATACAGACCCTGACTTAACCAAAGAATAA